The genomic region GGTGAACCGCTACACTACCACCAAAAATCGCCGTAACACCACGGCCCGCTTGGAGCTGAAGAAATTCTGCCCCCACTGCAACCGTCACACTGTCCACAAAGAGATCAAGTAGTCCCTTTTATCCCCTCTGCCCTATGGTTTACGCCCGCCGCCGCATGTCTCCCATCAAGCCCGGAGACCCAATCAAATTTACGGACATCGAACTGCTCAAAAAATTTGTTACCGAGCGCGGTAAAATTTTGCCCCGCCGCATCACGGGTCTGACCGCCAAGCAGCAACGGGATCTGACGGTGGCGATCAAACGGGCACGGATCATGGGTCTGCTCTACTTCGTCAACAAAGAAGGCTAACCCTAGGGATCCCCGATGAGCCTGACTCTTTCGCCAGAACTGCAAGCCCGCTTAGCCCAGCCTCTGGATATCGGTGGGGTGAAGGTGTTGAGTCGGGTGTTTCAGGCCCCGCTGTCGGGCGTGACTGACAAAGTATTTCGGGGGTTAGTGCGTCGTTTGGCCCCCCAAAGCCTGGTTTACACCGAAATGGTGAACGCGACGGGGTTGCACTACGCCCACGATTTGCCCCGCATCATGGAGGTGGGCGAAGGAGAAGATCCAATTGGCATTCAGTTGTTCGACTGTCGACCCCACTTTTTAGCGGAAGCGGCCCGTATGGCGGTGGACGAAGGGGCAACGATTGTGGATATCAACATGGGCTGCCCCGTGAATAAAATCACCAAGAATGGCGGTGGCTCCTCCTTGCTCAAGGATCCCGATACCGCAGCACGCATTGTAGAAGCGGTGGCGGCGGCGGTGAATGTGCCCGTAACCGTGAAAACCCGCTTGGGCTGGTCGGATCAAGAGATTACGATTTTGGATTTTGCCCATCGTCTGCAGGAGGCTGGGGCCCAATTGCTGACCCTGCATGGCCGCACCCGCGCCCAAGGCTTTAACGGCACCGCCCGTTGGGACTGGATCCGCCGGGTTAAGCAGCACCTGCGCATCCCAGTGATTGCCAATGGAGATATTTTCTCGGTGGCAGCAGCGGTGAAGTGCCTTGAGGAAACAGGGGCGGATGGGGTGATGTGCTCACGGGGCACTATGGGTTACCCCTTTTTGGTGGGGGAAGTGGATCACTTCCTGAAAACCGGGCAAGAAAA from Thermostichus vulcanus str. 'Rupite' harbors:
- the dusB gene encoding tRNA dihydrouridine synthase DusB, with the protein product MSLTLSPELQARLAQPLDIGGVKVLSRVFQAPLSGVTDKVFRGLVRRLAPQSLVYTEMVNATGLHYAHDLPRIMEVGEGEDPIGIQLFDCRPHFLAEAARMAVDEGATIVDINMGCPVNKITKNGGGSSLLKDPDTAARIVEAVAAAVNVPVTVKTRLGWSDQEITILDFAHRLQEAGAQLLTLHGRTRAQGFNGTARWDWIRRVKQHLRIPVIANGDIFSVAAAVKCLEETGADGVMCSRGTMGYPFLVGEVDHFLKTGQEKPAPTPLDRIQMALEHLRGLWEYKGERGIRQARKHMTWYIKDFAGASQFRALLCRIETLQEGEALLLQAMERCQEGSRPEDRSDHTADPISANAA
- the rpsR gene encoding 30S ribosomal protein S18; its protein translation is MVYARRRMSPIKPGDPIKFTDIELLKKFVTERGKILPRRITGLTAKQQRDLTVAIKRARIMGLLYFVNKEG
- the rpmG gene encoding 50S ribosomal protein L33, with translation MAKAKGVRIIINLECTECRTNVDKRSPGVNRYTTTKNRRNTTARLELKKFCPHCNRHTVHKEIK